One genomic segment of Chelmon rostratus isolate fCheRos1 chromosome 22, fCheRos1.pri, whole genome shotgun sequence includes these proteins:
- the pik3cg gene encoding phosphatidylinositol 4,5-bisphosphate 3-kinase catalytic subunit gamma isoform isoform X2 translates to MDGKQIQVSDEEPKVLREETRRRRRKKAITSSSCTTMDQIAVEFVLPTAARGGSSPDTLLLEVAGNWTVEQVKAQVWLKAVTLNLCPDFYQRFSPDHCILLYQKKGNVCEIYDKHQVFQTLDCIRYWRALKKDVGRIQLVPRPQPSDESLQYQRYLNYLIGYDVTDVSNVHDDELEFTRRKLLTPRRIELSDRDPKLYSMDPWVTRKPLPEHLLSKVSNNQILVVIHISTASQTIKVSIDDPPAQVLASFFTKTANKRGLLGIPDNMCEADFVLRVCGREEYLYGEKPLQNFNWIRQCLKNGEEIHLVLETPPDPSLDLVQKEDWAQVDDCTGVAGTHEQLTIDEKDHERVFTISMWDCNRKFRVKVLGIDIPSLPKIPEFVVFIEASIFHGQQLLAQERTTSKTFNEEVLWNCWLEFNIKIKDLPKGARLNLQVICGKQPQTPNSKGSSAYQDNTAGSGGHDGKTKSRLLYYVNLLLIDHRSLLRQGEFILHMWKMPEKSEESSSSINADKLTSATNPDKASTMAIAILLDKYCYPVVLPKSRDVGRDAGAGSEEAEGGERGQREMPNHLKKQFAAIVATDPLHPLSPEDKELLWHFRHECMRDPRAYPKLLGSVRWGKQEDVLATHRLLERSSAWDSSGLDVGLAMQLLDCHYSDAQVRSMAVRKLETLEEDDVLRYLLQLVQAVKFEPYHDSALVRFLLKRALRSKRIGHFLFWFLRSEIAQSMHYQQRYAVLLEAYLRGCGEDVLQDFRKQVEMTEALQKVTRETKAMSADKYDVTAQVVFQLRQKLETLQSSGLPESFRVPYDPGLRAGALLIEQCKVMASKKKPLWLQFKRADPTTLSKDPIGIIFKDGDDLRQDMLILQILLIMESIWETETLDLCLLPYGCISTGNRIGMIEIVKDATTIANIQQSVVGSTGAFKDEILYQWLRDKCVSEDKFQQAVERFLYSCGGYCVATYVLGIGDRHNDNIMITESGNLFHIDFGHILGNYKSFMGISKEWVPFVLTPDFLYVMGTSGKKSSAHFQKFQDVCVKAYLALRHHTNLLIILFSMMLMTGMPQLTSKEDIEYIREALTVGRSEDEAQRHLLDQIEICREKGWMVQINWFVHLVLGIKQGVEKRST, encoded by the exons ATGGACGGGAAGCAGATCCAGGTGAGCGACGAAGAGCCCAAAGTACTGAGAGAAGAGacccggaggaggaggagaaagaaggcCATCACCTCGTCCTCCTGCACCACCATGGATCAGATCGCCGTGGAGTTCGTCCTGCCCACCGCGGCGCGGGGCGGGAGCAGCCCTGACaccctgctgctggaggtggctGGAAACTGGACGGTGGAACAG GTGAAAGCTCAGGTGTGGCTGAAGGCGGTGACGTTAAACCTCTGTCCCGACTTCTACCAGCGGTTTTCTCCCGACCACTGCATCCTGCTCTACCAGAAGAAAGGCAACGTGTGTGAGATCTACGACAAGCACCAGGTCTTCCAGACGCTGGACTGCATTCGATACTGGAGAG CCCTGAAGAAAGATGTGGGGCGGATCCAGCTCGTCCCCCGTCCGCAGCCGTCGGACGAGTCCCTGCAGTACCAGCGCTACCTCAACTACCTGATTGGCTACGACGTGACCGATGTCAGCAACGTGCACGACGACGAGCTGGAGTTCACCCGCAGGAAGCTGCTGACGCCGCGACGCATCGAGCTGTCTGACCGCGACCCAAAGCTCTACTCCATGGACCCCTGGGTGACCCGCAAGCCGCTGCCTGAGCACCTGCTCAGCAAG gtCAGTAACAATCAGATCCTGGTGGTGATCCACATCAGCACGGCCAGCCAGACCATCAAGGTCTCCATCGATGACCCGCCAGCACAG GTGCTGGCGAGTTTCTTCACCAAGACGGCCAATAAGAGAGGTTTGCTGGGCATTCCTGACAACATGTGTGAGGCTGACTttgtgctgcgtgtgtgtgggag GGAGGAGTACCTGTACGGAGAGAAACCGCTGCAGAACTTCAACTGGATCCGTCAGTGTCTGAAGAACGGCGAGGAAATCCACCTGGTTCTGGAGACGCCGCCTGATCCCAGCCTGGATCTGGTCCAGAAGGAGGACTGGGCACAAGTGGACGACTGCACCGGAGTCGCAG GCACCCACGAGCAGCTCACCATCGATGAGAAGGACCACGAACGAGTGTTCACCATCTCCATGTGGGACTGTAACAGGAAGTTCAGAGTGAAGGTGCTGGGTATTGacatcccctccctccccaaAATCCCAGAGTTCGTCGTCTTCATAGAGGCCAGTATCTTCCACGGCCAGCAGCTTTTAGCTCAG GAGAGGACGACCTCTAAAACCTTCAATGAGGAAGTGCTGTGGAACTGCTGGCTGGAGTTTAACATTAAGATCAAGGACCTGCCTAAAGGAGCGCGCCTCAACCTCCAG GTGATCTGCGGGAAGCAGCCCCAGACGCCCAACTCCAAGGGAAGCTCAGCCTACCAGGATAATACAGCAGGATCAGGCGGCCACGATG GAAAGACCAAGAGTCGCCTCCTGTACTACGTCAACCTGCTGCTGATCGACCACCGCTCTCTGCTCCGCCAGGGCGAGTTCATCCTCCACATGTGGAAGATGCCGGAGAAGAGcgaggagagcagcagcagcatcaacgCGGACAAGCTCACCTCGGCCACCAACCCGGACAAGGCGTCCACCATGGCCATCGCCATCTTGCTGGACAAGTACTGCTACCCCGTGGTGCTGCCCAAGAGCCGCGACGTGGGCCGGGACGCCGGGGCCGGGAGCGAGGAGGCTGAGGGCGGCGAGCGGGGTCAGAGGGAGATGCCCAACCACCTGAAGAAACAGTTTGCGGCTATCGTGGCCACCGACCCCCTGCATCCACTCAGTCCTGAGGACAAAGAGCTGCTGTGGCACTTCAGGCACGAGTGTATGCGCGACCCCAG GGCCTACCCAAAGCTCCTGGGTTCAGTCAGGTGGGGCAAACAGGAAGATGTTTTGGCAACACACCGCCTGCTGGAGCGCAGCAGCGCGTGGGACAGCAG CGGTCTGGATGTCGGCCTGGCCATGCAGCTGCTGGACTGTCACTACTCAGACGCTCAGGTTCGCTCAATGGCCGTGAGGAAGCTGGAGACTCTGGAGGAGGATGATGTGCTCAGGTACCTTCTGCAGCTTGTACAG GCGGTCAAGTTTGAGCCTTACCATGACAGCGCCCTGGTCCGGTTCCTGCTGAAGAGGGCTCTGAGG AGTAAGCGCATCGGCCATTTTCTCTTCTGGTTCCTGCGCAGCGAGATCGCTCAGTCCATGCATTACCAGCAGAGGTATGCTGTCCTGCTGGAGGCCTACCTGAGAGGCTGCGGTGAAGACGTGCTGCAGGACTTCAGGAAGCAG GTGGAGATGACGGAGGCTCTGCAGAAAGTCACCCGCGAGACCAAGGCCATGTCCGCCGACAAGTACGACGTTACTGCACAGG TGGTGTTTCAGTTGCGTCAGAAGCTGGAGACTCTGCAGTCGTCAGGTCTGCCGGAGAGTTTCAGAGTCCCCTACGATCCTGGACTCAGAGCTGGAGCCCTGCTG ATCGAGCAGTGTAAAGTGATGGCATCGAAGAAGAAGCCCCTGTGGCTGCAGTTCAAACGGGCCGACCCCACCACTCTGTCCAAGGACCCCATCGGCATCATCTTCAAAGACGGCGACGACCTCCGGCAGGATATGCTCATCCTGCAG ATCCTGCTGATCATGGAGTCGATCTGGGAGACCGAAACACTGGATCTCTGCCTGTTACCGTACGGCTGCATCTCAACTGGGAACAGAATAG GTATGATTGAGATCGTGAAGGACGCCACCACCATTGCTAACATCCAGCAGAGCGTTGTGGGAAGCACCGGGGCTTTCAAAGACGAGATCCTTTATCAGTGGCTCCGGGACAAGTGTGTCAGCGAGGACAAG TTCCAGCAGGCTGTGGAGAGGTTCCTGTACTCCTGTGGGGGCTACTGTGTGGCCACCTACGTCCTGGGTATTGGGGATCGGCACAACGACAACATCATGATCACTGAATCTG GGAACCTCTTCCACATCGACTTCGGCCACATCCTGGGGAATTACAAGAGCTTCATGGGAATCAGCAAGGAGTGGGTTCCCTTCGTGCTCACGCCAGACTTCCTGTACGTCATGGGAACAtcaggaaagaaaagcagcgCCCACTTCCAGAAATTCCAG GACGTGTGTGTGAAGGCTTACCTCGCCCTTCGCCACCACACCAACCTGCTCATCATCCTGTTCTCCATGATGCTGATGACCG GCATGCCCCAGCTGACGAGCAAGGAGGATATCGAGTACATCCGCGAGGCCCTGACCGTCGGCCGCAGCGAGGACGAGGcgcagcgccacctgctggaccaGATAGAGATCTGCAGGGAAAAAGGCTGGATGGTTCAGATCAACTGGTTTGTTCATCTGGTGCTGGGGATCAAGCAGGGCGTGGAGAAACGGTCCACTTAG
- the pik3cg gene encoding phosphatidylinositol 4,5-bisphosphate 3-kinase catalytic subunit gamma isoform isoform X1 yields MDGKQIQVSDEEPKVLREETRRRRRKKAITSSSCTTMDQIAVEFVLPTAARGGSSPDTLLLEVAGNWTVEQVKAQVWLKAVTLNLCPDFYQRFSPDHCILLYQKKGNVCEIYDKHQVFQTLDCIRYWRALKKDVGRIQLVPRPQPSDESLQYQRYLNYLIGYDVTDVSNVHDDELEFTRRKLLTPRRIELSDRDPKLYSMDPWVTRKPLPEHLLSKASVVSNNQILVVIHISTASQTIKVSIDDPPAQVLASFFTKTANKRGLLGIPDNMCEADFVLRVCGREEYLYGEKPLQNFNWIRQCLKNGEEIHLVLETPPDPSLDLVQKEDWAQVDDCTGVAGTHEQLTIDEKDHERVFTISMWDCNRKFRVKVLGIDIPSLPKIPEFVVFIEASIFHGQQLLAQERTTSKTFNEEVLWNCWLEFNIKIKDLPKGARLNLQVICGKQPQTPNSKGSSAYQDNTAGSGGHDGKTKSRLLYYVNLLLIDHRSLLRQGEFILHMWKMPEKSEESSSSINADKLTSATNPDKASTMAIAILLDKYCYPVVLPKSRDVGRDAGAGSEEAEGGERGQREMPNHLKKQFAAIVATDPLHPLSPEDKELLWHFRHECMRDPRAYPKLLGSVRWGKQEDVLATHRLLERSSAWDSSGLDVGLAMQLLDCHYSDAQVRSMAVRKLETLEEDDVLRYLLQLVQAVKFEPYHDSALVRFLLKRALRSKRIGHFLFWFLRSEIAQSMHYQQRYAVLLEAYLRGCGEDVLQDFRKQVEMTEALQKVTRETKAMSADKYDVTAQVVFQLRQKLETLQSSGLPESFRVPYDPGLRAGALLIEQCKVMASKKKPLWLQFKRADPTTLSKDPIGIIFKDGDDLRQDMLILQILLIMESIWETETLDLCLLPYGCISTGNRIGMIEIVKDATTIANIQQSVVGSTGAFKDEILYQWLRDKCVSEDKFQQAVERFLYSCGGYCVATYVLGIGDRHNDNIMITESGNLFHIDFGHILGNYKSFMGISKEWVPFVLTPDFLYVMGTSGKKSSAHFQKFQDVCVKAYLALRHHTNLLIILFSMMLMTGMPQLTSKEDIEYIREALTVGRSEDEAQRHLLDQIEICREKGWMVQINWFVHLVLGIKQGVEKRST; encoded by the exons ATGGACGGGAAGCAGATCCAGGTGAGCGACGAAGAGCCCAAAGTACTGAGAGAAGAGacccggaggaggaggagaaagaaggcCATCACCTCGTCCTCCTGCACCACCATGGATCAGATCGCCGTGGAGTTCGTCCTGCCCACCGCGGCGCGGGGCGGGAGCAGCCCTGACaccctgctgctggaggtggctGGAAACTGGACGGTGGAACAG GTGAAAGCTCAGGTGTGGCTGAAGGCGGTGACGTTAAACCTCTGTCCCGACTTCTACCAGCGGTTTTCTCCCGACCACTGCATCCTGCTCTACCAGAAGAAAGGCAACGTGTGTGAGATCTACGACAAGCACCAGGTCTTCCAGACGCTGGACTGCATTCGATACTGGAGAG CCCTGAAGAAAGATGTGGGGCGGATCCAGCTCGTCCCCCGTCCGCAGCCGTCGGACGAGTCCCTGCAGTACCAGCGCTACCTCAACTACCTGATTGGCTACGACGTGACCGATGTCAGCAACGTGCACGACGACGAGCTGGAGTTCACCCGCAGGAAGCTGCTGACGCCGCGACGCATCGAGCTGTCTGACCGCGACCCAAAGCTCTACTCCATGGACCCCTGGGTGACCCGCAAGCCGCTGCCTGAGCACCTGCTCAGCAAGGCGAGTGTG gtCAGTAACAATCAGATCCTGGTGGTGATCCACATCAGCACGGCCAGCCAGACCATCAAGGTCTCCATCGATGACCCGCCAGCACAG GTGCTGGCGAGTTTCTTCACCAAGACGGCCAATAAGAGAGGTTTGCTGGGCATTCCTGACAACATGTGTGAGGCTGACTttgtgctgcgtgtgtgtgggag GGAGGAGTACCTGTACGGAGAGAAACCGCTGCAGAACTTCAACTGGATCCGTCAGTGTCTGAAGAACGGCGAGGAAATCCACCTGGTTCTGGAGACGCCGCCTGATCCCAGCCTGGATCTGGTCCAGAAGGAGGACTGGGCACAAGTGGACGACTGCACCGGAGTCGCAG GCACCCACGAGCAGCTCACCATCGATGAGAAGGACCACGAACGAGTGTTCACCATCTCCATGTGGGACTGTAACAGGAAGTTCAGAGTGAAGGTGCTGGGTATTGacatcccctccctccccaaAATCCCAGAGTTCGTCGTCTTCATAGAGGCCAGTATCTTCCACGGCCAGCAGCTTTTAGCTCAG GAGAGGACGACCTCTAAAACCTTCAATGAGGAAGTGCTGTGGAACTGCTGGCTGGAGTTTAACATTAAGATCAAGGACCTGCCTAAAGGAGCGCGCCTCAACCTCCAG GTGATCTGCGGGAAGCAGCCCCAGACGCCCAACTCCAAGGGAAGCTCAGCCTACCAGGATAATACAGCAGGATCAGGCGGCCACGATG GAAAGACCAAGAGTCGCCTCCTGTACTACGTCAACCTGCTGCTGATCGACCACCGCTCTCTGCTCCGCCAGGGCGAGTTCATCCTCCACATGTGGAAGATGCCGGAGAAGAGcgaggagagcagcagcagcatcaacgCGGACAAGCTCACCTCGGCCACCAACCCGGACAAGGCGTCCACCATGGCCATCGCCATCTTGCTGGACAAGTACTGCTACCCCGTGGTGCTGCCCAAGAGCCGCGACGTGGGCCGGGACGCCGGGGCCGGGAGCGAGGAGGCTGAGGGCGGCGAGCGGGGTCAGAGGGAGATGCCCAACCACCTGAAGAAACAGTTTGCGGCTATCGTGGCCACCGACCCCCTGCATCCACTCAGTCCTGAGGACAAAGAGCTGCTGTGGCACTTCAGGCACGAGTGTATGCGCGACCCCAG GGCCTACCCAAAGCTCCTGGGTTCAGTCAGGTGGGGCAAACAGGAAGATGTTTTGGCAACACACCGCCTGCTGGAGCGCAGCAGCGCGTGGGACAGCAG CGGTCTGGATGTCGGCCTGGCCATGCAGCTGCTGGACTGTCACTACTCAGACGCTCAGGTTCGCTCAATGGCCGTGAGGAAGCTGGAGACTCTGGAGGAGGATGATGTGCTCAGGTACCTTCTGCAGCTTGTACAG GCGGTCAAGTTTGAGCCTTACCATGACAGCGCCCTGGTCCGGTTCCTGCTGAAGAGGGCTCTGAGG AGTAAGCGCATCGGCCATTTTCTCTTCTGGTTCCTGCGCAGCGAGATCGCTCAGTCCATGCATTACCAGCAGAGGTATGCTGTCCTGCTGGAGGCCTACCTGAGAGGCTGCGGTGAAGACGTGCTGCAGGACTTCAGGAAGCAG GTGGAGATGACGGAGGCTCTGCAGAAAGTCACCCGCGAGACCAAGGCCATGTCCGCCGACAAGTACGACGTTACTGCACAGG TGGTGTTTCAGTTGCGTCAGAAGCTGGAGACTCTGCAGTCGTCAGGTCTGCCGGAGAGTTTCAGAGTCCCCTACGATCCTGGACTCAGAGCTGGAGCCCTGCTG ATCGAGCAGTGTAAAGTGATGGCATCGAAGAAGAAGCCCCTGTGGCTGCAGTTCAAACGGGCCGACCCCACCACTCTGTCCAAGGACCCCATCGGCATCATCTTCAAAGACGGCGACGACCTCCGGCAGGATATGCTCATCCTGCAG ATCCTGCTGATCATGGAGTCGATCTGGGAGACCGAAACACTGGATCTCTGCCTGTTACCGTACGGCTGCATCTCAACTGGGAACAGAATAG GTATGATTGAGATCGTGAAGGACGCCACCACCATTGCTAACATCCAGCAGAGCGTTGTGGGAAGCACCGGGGCTTTCAAAGACGAGATCCTTTATCAGTGGCTCCGGGACAAGTGTGTCAGCGAGGACAAG TTCCAGCAGGCTGTGGAGAGGTTCCTGTACTCCTGTGGGGGCTACTGTGTGGCCACCTACGTCCTGGGTATTGGGGATCGGCACAACGACAACATCATGATCACTGAATCTG GGAACCTCTTCCACATCGACTTCGGCCACATCCTGGGGAATTACAAGAGCTTCATGGGAATCAGCAAGGAGTGGGTTCCCTTCGTGCTCACGCCAGACTTCCTGTACGTCATGGGAACAtcaggaaagaaaagcagcgCCCACTTCCAGAAATTCCAG GACGTGTGTGTGAAGGCTTACCTCGCCCTTCGCCACCACACCAACCTGCTCATCATCCTGTTCTCCATGATGCTGATGACCG GCATGCCCCAGCTGACGAGCAAGGAGGATATCGAGTACATCCGCGAGGCCCTGACCGTCGGCCGCAGCGAGGACGAGGcgcagcgccacctgctggaccaGATAGAGATCTGCAGGGAAAAAGGCTGGATGGTTCAGATCAACTGGTTTGTTCATCTGGTGCTGGGGATCAAGCAGGGCGTGGAGAAACGGTCCACTTAG